Part of the Pomacea canaliculata isolate SZHN2017 linkage group LG11, ASM307304v1, whole genome shotgun sequence genome is shown below.
TAGGTtactggggcaacatggggaactcaaggacaagcatcttgtttctaaAGTTACAAAAGTGGTTTTCAGACCCTACAAATGTTGTCTTGCCCCTACAGCTATAGTTATAAAGTCGTCTAAAATGAATTAATTCTAGGGTAAAGAAACGTGTCTACAGGGTCTAAACGccactttataacttcagaaacaagatgcttttccttgagttccccattttgccctaGGAAAATGGCTTGCTTTTGCTTCATAATTACAGTCCCGGGTTGTCATCTGAAGCAATCTGCttagtgttgtgtttgttagaGCAAACgtgagaaatacagaaaatatgcaaacaatAAGTTGAAAATACAAGTTTTTTGATGATCCATGGTTTTAAAACTGAGCCacgtttacattttttttttttttcgcaatgTGATTCAGGGTGtaaggacaaaataaataattcttcatGCTTAAACAAATCGTGCACTGCCATGATGATAGAtaaacacaagaataaaaagCTTATGCAATCATTTTATTCTCACATTATTAACTAATGATAACAGTAACAACTGCAGTAAGCACTATGGTACTATCCTAAGGACCAAATACTGAATTCTGGACTTCTTGTGTTGAACATACAACTCCACTGAGATTCTCCAGAGCACATGATTTCTCCAATCAAAatcaggaaatgaaaacagtatCACCCCATGAGAgctacacattttatttgtaaaaaaaaaatgtgctacaGATATAGCACACATTTCTATTTGTGTTGCATTCCCATTAATAACTTTCCCACCACCAACCTCAAATCCTGGCCATTCGCATTCTGATGTACacataaacaagtaaaataacaaGTTCTTGCAAAAGTTGggaaagaatttttgtttctatGCAAGTACAGCAGATCTTCCTCAACATTTGCAAGaatgaaaatgtaatttcaAATGTCAGCATACTTAGAAATTTTGGGTGGGTTTTAATGGCATTTCTGAAGCTagtaaaaaaagttttcaaattcCTTTGGAATTTTGTGGACTCAAAGAATATAATGTAAAAAGCTTTTTTCCTTTAGAATGCGAGTAGtaagtttttttcctccttacTGTGGACAAACCACCCCTACCAAACTGGGTACATGGATGCACAGAGACAAGCAATATAACTTCTCTTTTCATTGGACAAGGTGATGCATCAATTAAGCATTATCCATGAAAAAATTATTGCCTTCTATATGTGGTACAATCTGCTTTTTTGGCAAGTGGAACTGACTAATGCAACTGAAGACTACTATCACAATTAACACTATTAGGCCTCTGATCAAGCTATATGCAGTTAGTATTTTAAGCCATGAAGCCAGTCAACAAGCATTTTCATTATGTGAACATAcaattggaaaaaaacattacaTCTTATTTATTCCTCCATAAAGGTAATAGAATTTAATCTCAGAAAAACTATATGTAAACAATTCACAGCAAATACCttctttaatttctaaaaaaaaaaattttctaggCAAATGGTTGTAAGCAATGATGTTTGCAATGGATGTCAAAATAAATTCCTGCAACcacattgtaaacattttcacaaacgATTTATGCCTTTAGTCAAAAAGTCATCTACTGCCAAAAAAAGCATGtgaatgcacacaaaaatctaATGAGTGCATAAAGTATTGTATTTTTCACTAATTTTGCATAATTCTATTCATGAAGCATTTGAGAtgacaaataacattttaattatttcagatATATGAGGTGCAAAATATTTCTGGGAAGCAAATCAATTTCAACATGCATCCTTTTCTGATTATCACGAGCAATGGTAGGCCAAAAAATACCCCCTCCAACCACCAAGGAGACTcagacaaaattataaaattcaaGGCTATAGTTAAGTACAAAGGAAATTAACACAAACCCACATGCTCAAGCCGATACTTTCTTCTAGAGTGTTGGAATAGAAATAGTCAATATTCcgaaatgaaaaacagaaaggaCTCCTTACACATGTCCATCTCTTGGAAAGACCAAAGTAGCACAAACACAATTGCAAGACAGTAAAATGCCATTAAGTAACAACTTTAACAACTTTCAATGCTTTTTTGGCACTTAATTCCACCAGTCTGTTGCATGAAGTCAAATGTTTACCCTTTAATACCCTGGTAGTAACAACTAAAATAATCTATACCACGTGCCAAATCTCATAGGACATTTATTTATGCCCATAGTTTTTGTTGCAAAGCTCTCCTCAGATATGTTTGCATCATGAAAGCTGTCATTATCATTCTCCATTGGAAAGcagaatatgtacaaaaaaaaaaggcacctAACTCTAAACTATTATTAACTAGTTTATACACCAATGAAAAGgccttaaaattaatttacagcTGTTAGCTTGTAAGTACAGCAGCTGCATGACTgtttaagaaaagtttttttgcttcatttgtttgttttttagttgtagttttttttttttagttttttctaaAAGCTTTTTAGAAGTCACTCTCATACCTGTGAGCGTAACTGATACATGCTACTTTACTTGCTGTAGTAAAAGTGATCATTGGTGGCATTTCTAATTTGCTTATCAATCTCAAATGCAGTTACTCTCTTTAAGCTGATGGGTATTGGTTGTTATGGAAGTCACCATCTTCCAGTGACGTTATACAAATTTGATATCTAATTCAAGCACATAAGCATCAGCTTACTATAACAAATGCTGTCTGCAAGGAAAATCTTGAAACTTATTGAAAAATTTTGTCACTTGTATCTTTGTGGAGTTTGTCTGAATtggtttattcatttttttataaggCAGAAGTTTCTACAGTATGTAAGTCATTCTTCACATTTGTTGAggcatgaaataaaatttatttcttatatcaCAAAAGTGAAAATTCAGAACAAGAGAACTAAagatctcatttttttaatgatcattaCCATATGAACAGATGATGTCAAGTGCACACATGCTTGCACTTGCAAACAGATGATGTCATATGCTCATTTTCACATTCACACTTGCAAGCACACGGCAACGTGAGGCTCAACTCTATAGTCTGGTCTACAGGATGAAATCTTATTCTCACCTAACACTGGATTAATTGACAGAAGACAGCACAAGCAAACTGTAGATGTTCTCAAATACAAATTCTCTACTCACATGTGAACACCATCAAggttatttacaaatttttaaaaacagagcAAACCAGACTACTTCATAAAGCTGAAACACAAGTTCTCTTCTATGCCCTATGCTGAAGAAATGTACATAATAAAGTGTTAAAAAGCAGAGCATGATGAGCACAGAGTGCTGACTGGTGATCCTTATCTACACAGTGCCATCTACCTGAGTGCTgatgaaatgattaaaaaacaataaggcATGTTTCACTGCAACATGTTTGTGATTGCTGTCTTTAATTAGAACTAAATGGTGAATATTTGCCggaagtgaaaaaataaaagccacaCCCCGACATGCCTGATGTAGGAGACTGTGAACTGTCATCGAGATGAACTGTCTCAACATGCTACCATTCTATTCGAGAGAGCTCAAACAAGAGTAAAGAAATGCAATGCATTCATTTTTTGATGGAGTAAAAGAGTCAAGATTTTATCCAGGCAATAACAAATGTTCAATGGCCATATAAATGTGAATACACTGCAGTCTGTgcaaaacacaataaacaaaaatcctgTTCAAATCCACTGGCCTGTAAAAAGTGTCAAGTGTAtctaacaaataacaaataagaaTTATTTCTACACATGCTAAAACTATCAATCATTAGCTTAAAATTTATTAGATTTCAattcaaatgtttacaaaggGCTTTTCTAAGAGACACATATCTGACTATGCATTTGGTTAAAAAAGCCCCATGCTAAGACACTATTCCAAAACTTCTGATCCCTTCTTTTTGAAGTCAGGACCTGATGGAAGCTCAAGGAAAGATAGTCACCAATCTAAAGAAAATCTCCAAGCATTAGAATAGgcactgttaatttttttccatccttgtacaaacttttttttccaatgaagAATTTAAACCTTGTTCTTGCTGTTACACAAAAATTATCATATGCTTGATTCTGAAAATTTAATGAACCAAAACAAATTTACTAGAATTCTTCTGTTCTAGTTTGAAGTTACTGCTGTTATGTCAGTGCAGACGTCATTCAACAGACACTGCATCACTTTTAAGAAAGCAAGAGTACTTAATGATTCATGCAGCCTATGCTTCAAAATAATCCTATCATAGAAATGACAGTTCGAGATTaaaaatttatacatataatacatttgaaaaaaatacagataaactctttttttccccttagcTCAAAAAATGCCTTTTGGCAgtatttcttataaaaacaaagGCATCATGATGTagttgtttattaaaaaaatatgatggtAGTTTCATGCTTTCTTGCTGTATGTTGTGTGgctatgtttgtatttttattgtttactgtgtatgtgtgagagaaaagcggaggggaaggagagaaaagagactGTGCACATGAACACTGCATATAAAACTGTCCTCAAAGCAATTAGTTACTAACGTGGAGAAGAAcacagtttgaaagaaaaataaattttttaaggACTTTTCTGTTGAAAAGTGGAAGAAACTACCATTGTTtgatattcagttttatttgcaCAGGTAAAATTCTTTGCTTGCTTCTCAATGCAGCCATAATTTTTCTCCAGATGATGGCACCTTGAAAGCAGCTCTAGTACTCCACCTTGTCTGCATAAATGTCATATTCACTTTCAATAGCACAAATCACTGTGAAGGACACAACTCAAGACTGCATATCAGTAACACATCTTGATGATCACCTTTTGATCACTTTGTCACAGAGCAAGGAAAAAGGGTCTGAACAGCACTATGttccctttttcttctttttgccaGGAGTGTTCTGGGTAGGCTTTTTCGGCATGTTTGAGCGCTGCTCGTCTAATCGACTGGACTGGACTTTCATGATAAGGCTGAAAAAGTCCTCATCTGGAACAGTTGGATGTGGCAGCTCTTTTGGAAGTTCACTACGTTGATCTTCCAGCCTAGTAGCCTGTGGAAAATGGAAAAAGGATCACGTTGAACATTTTCCCTGCATCACGGGCAGATTATCAACTGTCAGCTTATTATTGTGAGGTGGGGTGATGGGTCATATTTCTAGAATTCTTAGCTAAAAACAGAGGCAACGACAAAATTAGAGGAAGAATTACCAGAGCCAAAGGCAAGGGTTAGGAAACgagtatgaaaaaaaattacagtagtAACAATAAATTTTGCGATTAAACTGATCTGTAAAATTAAGCAACCTTACAAAACAAAtccacacgcacacccacacatccaagcaatgtaaacaagcaaaatcATGTTTACCTGGCATCGCATAAGCATCTCAAAGAAACTGTCATCTGGTACTTGACTGTCCTGCCCACTGGTCAGCAACTGATTGATGACATCACCTGAGTTCAGGCCTGGGAAGGAGGGTAGAGATGCCCGCTGATCATTCATGCGTGACCCCTGAAAACCTGCAACCATGTCCAACAGTTCTTCTGTCCCTGGAGAGGCCACTGCATGACAAAAGATGGATTCCAAACCATTTTTAAATAGGAAAAATACTGTTATTAAATGTTTCTAACATTTAACTATTGAAGAGACGGACCAAAGGGCAGTGAGGTAGAATGTTTTCAAACGGTTGAACACTTTCCCCCTTATCATTTTAATCTCAATTCAGTATAGCAGAAATACAGCAAAGGCatttatgtaacaaaatgaaattattgttaaaaaaccaaaaaaaaagaattaagtatTGATGCATTCTATTGTCATTGGAATACATCTGTATCTTCAGAAAAGAATGGTAGCAAATAAAAAGTACCCAGTGAAGCCAAGTCCTTAGATTTGGTGTCTGGGTGAGCAGGTGTGGCAGGAGCACTTTCAAGAAGACGAAACGAGCAGCGTTGATCATCAATGCGTCGGCTTTGGAAGCGTGTAAGAAGTTCAAAGAAACTGTCTTCATCCATGTCGTCCCCACTTCCATTCTGCCAAAAATGTTAATtggaatttcttttaaacttcAACTCAGTGACAAGCTGCCCAATCTACGTTTCGAAAATGCACTGTTTATGTCACCACAgagctttaaaaaacaatatttcaagaATTACCTTGATTTCTCCATTGTCTATTGGTGTTTGCTTTTGTGCATGATGGGTATTGTGGTCCATGTCAGTTGCAATGCTCGCAGACTTTTGGACTTTCTGTTTGGGCCTTGCACCACCCTCTGCCTTGCCCTTGTCCTGTTGAAAATCAAGGGGTCACTAACCACATGTcgttataaattgtttaatgtgAATCCACTTTACAGcaacttaaatgtttttaacttgCTGTCATTTAACGCAATGTGCAGCTAAACCCctctattaagacttgctaagaTCCACAACAATCAGGCCGTAACTCAAAGGGTTCTCAGTAGGgaaatcaaccagtctgctttcattccaggaACTATCTTCAAAtacctataaattcaagttcatttatttcaatattgacaataaaacacattatgatACTCTCTACCCCTGGCTTAAGTGTCCATGACAGCTGTTAAACTCTGTAATATCAGAAACAATCAAAACCAAAGCAGTAATATCAAATGCTGTTACCTTCTTATCAGGGGTAAGTTTCATTATCTCCATGTTTTCCATACTAAATCTTCTTGCTCTTTCTGGTTTTCGACCTgcaaaaataacattcttaatGTGTGATGCCTAATTAAGTTCAGTCACTTATATATTCCCTTATCTTTGTCAGCAACAATACCTATATCCCTAGTATGCATAGACATGCAAAATGTGCACAGACAAGGTtttttccaataaaaaaaaataaatgcattttacaacattattttgtatatgcacacacagtgacacacttCTATTTACTCATTCATatgcacttacacacacatatatttccAGGAGACTTACTCATTGCAACATCGGCAATATCTTCgctttttcttgctgcttcacTCTGATTCCTGagggataaaataaaattagaggATTACTGAAAGGGAAGTTAATGCAGGTTCAGTTGCATAATAAAGCAATATGACTTCACAAAGTTTAatcatttcttaaaatgaaattgttaGCTGTGGACATCATGATCTCTGtgtttcaaaactttttaagtttagaaaacatacatttccatttcttttaatCCAGTCTTTATTGGCTTACTTTATTCACTATTCACTTTCTCCACATTTAACAACCAGAAAAGTTTGGCCAGTTTAAAGGCTTAAAAGCTAAACTTTTAGCTCAGGGCAGGAAAGAATGATTCAACCAGAGAGGAAGGAGCACACACAGTGCCAGCTACTTAAGTGGTCATTCTTCACTAATTGCTTTCATCTAGCGTAGCAAGGACTCTCATCCCCCTTCCCTGGCGAATCTTATCAATTTATTCCTGCCAGATTGTgaattacataaaaattacaagcaATGAATATGTATAAAAGCTTCCAAAGGAAAATTTGTACAAACAGAGAACATGGTTTTTCTGCATACACTCTAAAGACTGAAGTGAAACCCCAGCTCAGGGCTGTGTAGTTCAATAAACGTAATTACTGtaataattttaagtaaaatgtAACAATAACAACGTACATATTATGAATGCCAAGCACAGATTTCAGATCAGACAAGTTCATCTGGGCAGTCATTTGTCCTGTCTCATCCCCTATCTGCACACAACAAAATAGGCtgacaacatatttcaaacCTGCTTCTAATTTCCTTACGATATTTAAACTCTGCTTTCTTTggattttcttaatttttttccaagtgaAGTGTGcgtctgtatgtatatatatatattgtgataAAGAAATGTGCTATCACAAGCTGAATAGGCCAGAAGTATATACTTTACTCATACAGGGAATACATCTTCATagatacaaattaaaaatatattaaaagttttattaacaGCTTCCAACCTCTTTGGAGATCTCTAAGTGCTTGTTGGCAAAATCTAGTGCTGCCTCATGGTTCCCCAGGGCTGAATGTGCATTGCCAAGGCTCCAGTAGGCTCGGCTTTCGCCAACACGGTCCTGAAGCTCCCGAGCTATGCGAAGATGACGCATGTGGTACTCAATGGCTAGAGGAAAGTCCCGCAGCAAGGTGTAGGTGTTGCCCAAACTGTAGCAGGCTTGAGCTTCTAGAGCTTGGTCTTGAAGAGACTTGGCAATGGCCAGGCTTTTTCTGTACATTTACAGAAATCAGAATATTATTCCATACCATgataaatatacaatttttttctgagtacCTGGTTTCCTACgctgtgtgcgtgcatgtgtgctgTTTGCTATGCGGTTTTAAGTTCTACAATTCTGAATTGTAATACAGAGATGTGAGGGTGTGCATTCATGagaataaaatgaaaggaacaaatagagtgaagagagaaagagagatgagggACAgaaggtggggaaggggaaCAAGAAGATGAAGTACtatgaaatgtttgtaacaggAGCAATAGCAAAGTAAGCAAAAAGCTCAAATACTATTGCTAAAGCCATGTCTTAAACTTACTTGTAGTGCTCTGCAGCAATTTCAAACTCGCCCAGAAAGATGTGTGCGTTGCCCAAGTTTGTGTATGCTCTTCGTTCTGCTGCCTTGTCCCCAAACTCTTTCGCAATAGACAGGCGCTGTGTGAAGGAACATTCAGAATGATACATAATGTGCTGATATTAATAACAAACAGCATGTGTGCATGAattacaaacagaacaaaagtattaaaatgtTCTGCAGCCTACTACATTCACTCTGAATCTGTTCAGCTATGCTCACCTCTTCATGGTAGCCAATGGCCTGACGGAAGTTGCCCAAGAGGTAGTGAGTGTTGCCTAGGTTACCACATGCCCTCCCTTGTGCTGATCTGTCACCTAGCTCCTTGACAAGTGCCAAGTTCTCCCTAAGgaaacacacagaaaagaagTACTGTAACCTAGTAACAGCCTTGACCACTGCACCATGATGACAAAGGTTATATAGGTTATAGAGATGGGAGTGAGAGGGCAGGCACAGaaaccctcctcctcctgctgaTCCAAAAAGACACCGTTGAAGACGTTAGTTTATTAGCATAAATTTATAGTATACTATGTAGTATATAAATAAGTCTTCAAAAAAGATttgaacaattaaaaataaatatacattaacaAAATGTCCCATGTATCAAACTAATTTCTAATGGAACATagctttttcttctcaaacCTTAGAAATTATCAGTAAGTTCACATTCacaagacaatttttaaaagttttataaccaataaaagtttgatttaaaaaaaaaaaaagacaccatGAACTTTAATCTTTACTTATCTCAACCAATTCATCACCCAAACTCTCTCCTCTAGTCATGTTAATTTTTATTCGTTAAATTGACATTATCAGTCTACTAAAGAAGTATGACATGCCACAAAATCAGATAACTAAGTCctgaaagaaaggaaggggaaaaaaaaaccaaacgcCTTAGAACCCACTTCGTGCTTGCAGGCATTCACACCACTTCATGGAAAATCTTGCTGAGCCCCTACCTTTGATTTTTGGTCAAGCCTCCTATCAACCGTTACCAGCTCCTGGAAATCGAGGGAGAGTTGTTCTGGGAGGGGAAGGTAGGGGGGAAGTGTAGGAGTAAGGCAAGCCACATGCAAAAGTCGCCGGCGATCGTTTCAAAGCGATCGAACTGTAGCTGGCACGGCGCGGCGCACTACTACTCCAACACACAAGTCTTCTC
Proteins encoded:
- the LOC112574951 gene encoding G-protein-signaling modulator 2-like isoform X1, with protein sequence MNMSATCKADRQYSMDEESLSLHDINLTMSCTCMDLALQGERLCKAGDCRAGVQFFEAAVQAGTDDLKTLGAIYSQLGNAYFYLQDYDKALEYHKHDLNLARACRDRIGEAKASGNLGNTLKVIGKFDEAIICCMRHLEISRELKDRLGEARALYNLGNVWHAKGKHMGRTGNQDPGEFPPQVKECLQQAAQFYEENLALVKELGDRSAQGRACGNLGNTHYLLGNFRQAIGYHEERLSIAKEFGDKAAERRAYTNLGNAHIFLGEFEIAAEHYKKSLAIAKSLQDQALEAQACYSLGNTYTLLRDFPLAIEYHMRHLRIARELQDRVGESRAYWSLGNAHSALGNHEAALDFANKHLEISKEIGDETGQMTAQMNLSDLKSVLGIHNMNQSEAARKSEDIADVAMSRKPERARRFSMENMEIMKLTPDKKDKGKAEGGARPKQKVQKSASIATDMDHNTHHAQKQTPIDNGEIKNGSGDDMDEDSFFELLTRFQSRRIDDQRCSFRLLESAPATPAHPDTKSKDLASLVASPGTEELLDMVAGFQGSRMNDQRASLPSFPGLNSGDVINQLLTSGQDSQVPDDSFFEMLMRCQATRLEDQRSELPKELPHPTVPDEDFFSLIMKVQSSRLDEQRSNMPKKPTQNTPGKKKKKGT
- the LOC112574951 gene encoding G-protein-signaling modulator 2-like isoform X2, with the protein product MSCTCMDLALQGERLCKAGDCRAGVQFFEAAVQAGTDDLKTLGAIYSQLGNAYFYLQDYDKALEYHKHDLNLARACRDRIGEAKASGNLGNTLKVIGKFDEAIICCMRHLEISRELKDRLGEARALYNLGNVWHAKGKHMGRTGNQDPGEFPPQVKECLQQAAQFYEENLALVKELGDRSAQGRACGNLGNTHYLLGNFRQAIGYHEERLSIAKEFGDKAAERRAYTNLGNAHIFLGEFEIAAEHYKKSLAIAKSLQDQALEAQACYSLGNTYTLLRDFPLAIEYHMRHLRIARELQDRVGESRAYWSLGNAHSALGNHEAALDFANKHLEISKEIGDETGQMTAQMNLSDLKSVLGIHNMNQSEAARKSEDIADVAMSRKPERARRFSMENMEIMKLTPDKKDKGKAEGGARPKQKVQKSASIATDMDHNTHHAQKQTPIDNGEIKNGSGDDMDEDSFFELLTRFQSRRIDDQRCSFRLLESAPATPAHPDTKSKDLASLVASPGTEELLDMVAGFQGSRMNDQRASLPSFPGLNSGDVINQLLTSGQDSQVPDDSFFEMLMRCQATRLEDQRSELPKELPHPTVPDEDFFSLIMKVQSSRLDEQRSNMPKKPTQNTPGKKKKKGT